A stretch of Imperialibacter roseus DNA encodes these proteins:
- a CDS encoding GDCCVxC domain-containing (seleno)protein, whose product MNEVILESKITCPKCGHQKDETMPTDACQFFYECESCHEVLKPKAGDCCVYCSYGTKPCPPIQMSEGEDCCS is encoded by the coding sequence ATGAATGAAGTTATTTTAGAATCTAAGATTACCTGCCCGAAATGCGGACATCAAAAAGACGAAACCATGCCCACTGACGCATGCCAATTCTTCTATGAATGTGAAAGCTGTCACGAAGTGCTAAAGCCCAAAGCCGGTGATTGCTGCGTGTATTGCAGCTATGGTACTAAGCCATGCCCGCCAATTCAAATGAGCGAAGGGGAGGACTGTTGTTCCTGA
- a CDS encoding copper-translocating P-type ATPase yields the protein MEHHHHTSNHEHHAHEHSKHSGSHHHGHHAHMIEDFKKRFWVSVALTLPILALSKMVQGWLGFEFGFPGDQYVLFGLSTVIFFYGGWPFLKGFVDEVKEKTPGMMLLIAVAITVAYGYSSAVVFGLEGKDFFWELATLIVIMLLGHWIEMKSVMGASRALELLVQMMPSDAHLVKGDDVKDVQVSELKKNDIILIKANEKLPADGVIAEGESYLDESMLTGESKPVKKSKGDEVIGGSVNGNQSFKVKVAKTGEESYLNKVIKLVQDAQKAKSKTQNLANTAAKWLAYVALSAGAITLIVWLVMGKPFDYALERMVTVMVISCPHALGLAIPLVVAISTAVSASKGLLIRNRTAFENARKISAFVFDKTGTLTEGKFGVSRYESLSDDLKKEDMLTAVASLEQSSEHPIAQGIVKAAKEMKLTLGKVENFESLTSKGIQGSVDGKNWKVVSPGYLKEKSIDVPKEAGADAAETIVFVLREEKLVGFVALSDKIREESADAIKTLKSKGMKLFMATGDNEKTAKAVSDKLGLDGYYSEVLPDQKVDIIKKLQKEGHFVAMTGDGVNDAPALAQANVGIAVGSGTDVAAETADIILVNSNPKDIANLVIFGRATYKKMIQNLVWATGYNAVALPLATGFIPGLVISPAIGAVFMSLSTIIVAINAQLLKRSMK from the coding sequence ATGGAACATCATCATCATACTAGCAATCATGAGCATCATGCTCACGAACATTCTAAACACAGCGGTTCGCACCACCACGGTCACCACGCCCACATGATTGAGGACTTCAAAAAACGGTTTTGGGTGTCCGTCGCACTAACGCTGCCTATTTTGGCGCTGTCCAAGATGGTGCAGGGATGGCTGGGGTTCGAATTCGGTTTTCCGGGCGATCAATATGTTTTGTTTGGGCTGTCCACGGTGATATTCTTTTATGGTGGCTGGCCATTCCTGAAAGGGTTTGTCGATGAGGTAAAAGAGAAGACACCAGGCATGATGTTGCTGATTGCGGTGGCTATTACTGTAGCTTATGGCTACAGTTCGGCAGTGGTATTCGGCTTGGAGGGAAAAGACTTCTTCTGGGAGTTGGCCACGCTGATTGTCATCATGTTGCTGGGGCATTGGATCGAAATGAAGTCGGTGATGGGGGCTTCCCGGGCACTGGAACTTCTCGTTCAGATGATGCCTTCAGATGCGCACCTTGTTAAAGGGGACGATGTGAAGGATGTGCAGGTTAGCGAATTGAAGAAGAACGATATCATTCTCATTAAAGCTAACGAAAAGCTTCCCGCTGACGGTGTGATAGCGGAAGGTGAAAGCTACCTGGACGAAAGTATGCTTACAGGAGAAAGTAAGCCGGTGAAAAAGAGCAAAGGGGATGAGGTTATTGGTGGGTCTGTGAATGGCAATCAGTCCTTCAAAGTGAAGGTGGCGAAGACAGGGGAGGAGAGCTACCTGAATAAGGTGATTAAACTTGTGCAGGACGCACAAAAGGCAAAGTCGAAAACGCAGAACCTGGCCAATACGGCTGCCAAGTGGCTGGCCTATGTGGCCTTAAGTGCTGGTGCCATTACGCTCATCGTTTGGCTCGTCATGGGTAAACCGTTCGATTATGCCCTGGAGCGCATGGTGACTGTGATGGTGATTTCCTGTCCGCACGCATTGGGACTGGCTATTCCTCTCGTCGTGGCTATTTCTACCGCAGTTTCGGCAAGCAAGGGGCTGCTAATCAGGAACAGAACGGCTTTTGAGAATGCGAGAAAGATTTCAGCGTTTGTGTTCGATAAAACAGGCACCCTTACGGAAGGTAAGTTTGGTGTTTCCCGGTACGAAAGCCTGAGCGATGACCTGAAGAAGGAAGATATGTTGACAGCTGTGGCGTCGTTGGAGCAAAGTTCAGAACACCCTATTGCACAAGGTATTGTGAAGGCTGCTAAAGAGATGAAATTGACGCTGGGAAAAGTGGAGAATTTTGAATCTCTAACGTCCAAGGGTATTCAGGGAAGTGTTGATGGCAAAAACTGGAAAGTAGTAAGCCCAGGGTATTTAAAGGAAAAGAGCATCGACGTGCCGAAGGAAGCGGGTGCCGATGCTGCTGAGACTATTGTGTTTGTGCTCCGGGAAGAAAAGTTGGTCGGGTTTGTAGCGCTGTCTGATAAAATCCGGGAGGAGAGTGCCGATGCCATCAAAACACTGAAGTCGAAAGGCATGAAGCTATTCATGGCAACTGGCGACAATGAGAAGACAGCGAAAGCAGTTAGTGATAAGCTGGGACTCGATGGCTATTACAGCGAGGTGCTGCCCGACCAAAAGGTCGACATCATTAAGAAGCTTCAGAAGGAAGGTCACTTTGTAGCCATGACCGGCGACGGAGTAAATGACGCCCCGGCGCTTGCTCAGGCCAATGTGGGTATCGCAGTGGGCTCAGGAACCGATGTGGCGGCAGAGACGGCCGATATCATTCTGGTGAATAGCAACCCAAAGGACATTGCCAATCTGGTAATTTTTGGCAGGGCCACCTACAAGAAGATGATTCAAAACCTTGTATGGGCAACGGGTTACAACGCCGTTGCGTTGCCGTTAGCGACTGGGTTTATTCCCGGCTTGGTGATAAGTCCAGCCATTGGTGCTGTGTTTATGAGCCTAAGCACGATCATCGTGGCCATTAACGCTCAGCTGCTTAAGCGGTCGATGAAATAG
- a CDS encoding DUF2911 domain-containing protein gives MKNLSYLLLAMVLLTAACESKKSSTDEHQHHATEPVVASVDTLKKSIPKEAHGQVGGVHVSMAYHAPGARGRVIWGGLVPFNEVWVTGAHSATSITFSKDVEIGGVTVPEGKYALFTIPGKDSWQIIINRNWEQHLADDYSAAEDVVRVEVVPQTDLPLQERLNYNIEDKGDSKGAITMTWEKLGVTLEFSDK, from the coding sequence ATGAAAAACCTAAGTTATCTTTTATTAGCGATGGTGTTGCTAACAGCCGCCTGCGAGTCAAAGAAATCTTCCACGGATGAGCACCAGCACCACGCCACCGAACCTGTGGTTGCTTCGGTGGATACCCTGAAAAAAAGCATCCCCAAGGAAGCCCATGGACAGGTGGGAGGGGTGCACGTTTCTATGGCTTACCATGCTCCCGGAGCGAGAGGACGGGTGATATGGGGAGGCCTTGTGCCTTTCAATGAAGTGTGGGTGACGGGTGCTCACAGTGCTACCAGCATCACCTTTTCGAAAGATGTAGAAATAGGTGGGGTAACAGTACCAGAAGGGAAGTATGCCTTATTCACCATTCCCGGTAAGGACTCTTGGCAGATAATTATCAATAGAAATTGGGAACAGCATTTAGCAGATGATTATTCCGCAGCCGAAGACGTGGTACGTGTCGAAGTAGTACCTCAAACTGATCTTCCGCTCCAGGAAAGGCTTAACTATAATATTGAGGACAAAGGGGATAGCAAGGGAGCTATTACCATGACGTGGGAAAAACTGGGTGTGACCCTGGAGTTCAGCGACAAATAG
- a CDS encoding HYC_CC_PP family protein, translated as MQPFRKIFAILFSCIVLLSSMSFTINTHLCGGRVESVAFFVDASACSMNENPGCASDNHNPGGNLKRSDCCSDFSQLVEAQTDMKSTMSVDIPASSYATQVVFTSLFLAAERSSQRCSNEYVPPLIDRDIQVLVQSFLI; from the coding sequence ATGCAACCGTTCCGAAAAATATTTGCAATACTCTTTTCCTGCATTGTGCTCTTGAGCTCAATGAGTTTCACCATCAACACGCATTTATGTGGAGGAAGGGTTGAAAGTGTAGCTTTTTTTGTTGACGCTTCGGCTTGCTCAATGAATGAAAACCCGGGGTGTGCTTCCGACAATCACAACCCTGGCGGAAACCTGAAAAGGAGCGATTGCTGCTCTGATTTCAGCCAGCTAGTAGAGGCTCAAACGGATATGAAAAGTACCATGTCTGTTGATATTCCTGCCTCCAGCTATGCCACACAGGTAGTTTTTACCTCACTTTTTTTGGCGGCGGAAAGAAGCAGTCAGCGTTGCAGCAATGAATACGTTCCCCCATTGATAGATCGAGATATTCAAGTGCTCGTTCAGTCATTTCTTATTTAG
- a CDS encoding multicopper oxidase family protein codes for MKRRHFVKLSAGSVALPMVLQNCMFHDRDGNAGILDTGFDRPLPLPEEAGASLDLNPASQRTSILEGKTTSTFAYRSNILGPTIRAFRGEMLIASVQNALSEPTNVHWHGLKVPANMDGNPVDIVKAGESFQYSFPIDQRAGTHWYHPHPHGATARQVHTGLAGMLIINDDEELALGLPAGYFEVPLIIQDKRLKAGKLVYDPSMMETMAGYFGQTITVNGVVSPFHEVQGRWYRFRILNGSTARVYNLALSPNLGMKIIGSDGGLLGAPEDVNEVLLGPGERLDVLVDFSAEPVGSEVYLESKKFNGGSSQGAESFKIMKFIIGASSGDTFQPPGSLSVIDKIPENQATKVRNFEINRMGMMGSGAMHTFNGKSYKRGRVDETVKAGATEIWEFDNAGDEIHPIHIHAVQFQILSRTGGRNGIIPSEKGWKDTVLIFPKEKVRLIMTFPDTPGGFVFHCHNLEHEDDGMMLNFEIV; via the coding sequence ATGAAGAGAAGACATTTTGTAAAGCTTTCCGCTGGTTCTGTAGCTCTACCCATGGTTCTTCAGAACTGCATGTTCCATGACAGGGATGGCAATGCAGGCATCTTAGACACTGGGTTTGATAGGCCATTGCCATTGCCGGAAGAAGCTGGAGCGTCTCTTGATTTGAATCCAGCTAGCCAAAGAACCAGCATTTTAGAAGGCAAAACAACCAGCACGTTCGCCTACAGGAGCAATATTCTGGGTCCCACCATTCGGGCTTTTAGGGGCGAGATGCTTATTGCCAGCGTGCAAAATGCTCTATCCGAGCCAACAAACGTACACTGGCATGGGCTGAAGGTGCCAGCTAACATGGATGGCAATCCTGTCGACATTGTAAAAGCTGGAGAATCATTTCAATACAGTTTTCCAATTGATCAAAGAGCCGGAACCCACTGGTATCATCCGCATCCGCATGGCGCCACTGCAAGGCAAGTGCATACTGGCCTGGCCGGAATGCTTATTATCAATGATGACGAGGAGCTGGCGCTCGGGCTTCCCGCTGGCTATTTTGAGGTTCCACTAATCATTCAGGACAAAAGGCTGAAGGCAGGTAAATTGGTCTATGACCCGTCTATGATGGAGACGATGGCCGGGTACTTTGGTCAGACGATCACTGTAAACGGCGTAGTATCACCTTTTCACGAAGTTCAGGGGAGGTGGTACCGGTTCAGGATATTGAATGGATCTACTGCAAGGGTTTATAACCTTGCTCTGAGCCCCAATTTGGGCATGAAAATAATTGGGAGCGATGGTGGTCTGCTTGGTGCGCCTGAAGATGTCAATGAAGTCTTGCTTGGCCCTGGCGAGCGACTGGACGTTTTGGTAGATTTTTCGGCAGAACCAGTAGGCTCTGAAGTCTATTTGGAAAGCAAAAAGTTCAATGGGGGATCGTCGCAAGGAGCCGAGAGCTTCAAAATCATGAAATTTATTATCGGGGCATCAAGCGGTGACACCTTTCAGCCACCCGGCTCTCTTTCGGTCATCGACAAGATTCCTGAAAATCAAGCAACTAAAGTCAGGAACTTTGAGATTAACAGGATGGGGATGATGGGTAGTGGAGCTATGCATACTTTCAATGGAAAGTCTTATAAGAGAGGCAGAGTTGACGAGACAGTGAAAGCCGGGGCCACGGAAATTTGGGAGTTTGACAATGCAGGCGATGAAATACACCCGATCCACATACACGCAGTTCAGTTTCAAATATTGTCAAGAACGGGGGGGAGGAATGGTATTATCCCCTCGGAGAAAGGATGGAAGGACACCGTTTTGATCTTTCCGAAGGAGAAGGTCAGACTTATTATGACTTTCCCAGATACGCCTGGAGGTTTTGTGTTTCATTGCCATAACCTGGAGCATGAGGATGATGGCATGATGCTCAACTTTGAAATTGTATAG
- a CDS encoding DUF3347 domain-containing protein, with translation MKKSILILSMALLSLSASAQHDHASGTAEKATSKQMAPMFEDQNMGLAYGAYIQLKEALVASESKSAATAAAALQKSLAAVNNSKSALAEVAKVARATTLDDQRKAFVGLSNEMAALVKGAKLSMGTIYLDYCPMAKGSWLSNDKEIKNPYYGSKMLSCGSVKETIE, from the coding sequence ATGAAAAAGTCAATTCTAATACTCAGCATGGCTTTATTAAGCCTTTCTGCAAGTGCACAACACGACCACGCCAGTGGCACCGCTGAAAAGGCTACAAGTAAACAAATGGCACCAATGTTTGAAGATCAGAACATGGGGCTTGCCTATGGCGCATACATTCAATTGAAAGAGGCATTGGTGGCCTCGGAATCAAAAAGCGCAGCCACTGCTGCAGCCGCACTTCAAAAGTCACTGGCAGCGGTAAACAATAGTAAGTCTGCGCTTGCCGAAGTAGCCAAAGTAGCCAGGGCCACTACGCTGGATGACCAGCGCAAAGCTTTTGTGGGTTTAAGCAATGAGATGGCTGCCCTGGTGAAGGGAGCTAAGCTTTCAATGGGCACTATCTATTTGGATTATTGTCCTATGGCCAAGGGTTCGTGGCTTTCTAACGACAAGGAAATAAAGAATCCTTACTACGGGAGCAAGATGCTTTCCTGCGGCAGCGTGAAGGAGACGATTGAATAA
- a CDS encoding rubredoxin translates to MDKLNLVRVFVKGGIISPGDFLKIIQTASHLGSSYIHFGSRQDILFPADTFDRSYLDKTFASIQTDYEINANQYQNIVTSYVSLDVMPRRSWLAPHIYHYILDSFDYRPGYKINIVDPSQSMVPLVSGQFNFIASGIENYWYLYLRSDEMGSRPWAAPSLIYGYDIAKMARALEEARNEKEDISFESLYQTALERVKINTQPVKEALVYPDVNFPYYEGFNRIPDGKYWLGLYWRNNQFDIRFLKALCQRCIETDIGKISLSPWKSFILKGIEEKHRIGWEKLLGRYGINMRHSSLELNWHIPVLDNEAMELKSFLVREMDKMDISTYGLTFSIVSNKNVTLFTSVVIERNEAGGDVPTYNIQFSKDFNPNLMEYQYFVKDITKEIIPPLLLELSYMYYEQLDEKSNERKKEVKVELSDAKSHYQCEECLTIYDENLGDTASGIGPGVAFHQLPETYTCPTCGAPKNSFHKTSLNA, encoded by the coding sequence ATGGATAAACTCAATCTGGTAAGGGTATTTGTAAAGGGTGGCATCATCTCACCAGGCGACTTTTTGAAGATCATTCAAACCGCCAGCCATTTGGGCTCTTCGTATATCCACTTTGGCTCCAGGCAGGACATCCTCTTTCCAGCGGACACCTTTGATAGGAGCTATCTTGACAAAACGTTTGCTTCCATTCAAACAGACTACGAAATCAACGCCAATCAGTATCAAAACATAGTAACCTCCTACGTCTCTCTCGACGTAATGCCTCGCAGAAGCTGGCTGGCGCCACATATCTATCACTATATACTCGACTCGTTTGACTACCGGCCGGGCTACAAAATCAACATTGTCGACCCCAGCCAAAGCATGGTGCCGTTGGTATCCGGTCAATTCAATTTCATCGCATCGGGTATAGAAAACTACTGGTATTTGTACCTCAGGTCAGATGAAATGGGCAGCAGGCCCTGGGCGGCACCCAGCTTGATTTATGGCTATGACATAGCGAAGATGGCCAGAGCACTGGAAGAAGCCAGAAACGAAAAAGAAGACATATCCTTTGAAAGCCTGTACCAGACTGCCCTTGAACGAGTAAAAATTAACACACAACCTGTAAAAGAAGCCCTGGTTTATCCGGATGTCAACTTCCCTTACTACGAAGGGTTCAACCGTATACCCGATGGAAAGTATTGGCTGGGGCTTTACTGGCGAAACAATCAGTTTGACATCAGGTTTTTGAAAGCGCTTTGCCAGCGATGTATCGAAACAGACATAGGGAAAATCAGTCTTTCACCATGGAAATCCTTTATCCTCAAGGGCATTGAAGAAAAACATCGTATTGGTTGGGAGAAACTACTCGGCAGGTATGGCATCAACATGCGGCACTCATCGCTGGAGTTGAACTGGCATATCCCTGTGCTTGATAACGAAGCCATGGAACTAAAAAGCTTTCTGGTTCGGGAAATGGACAAAATGGATATCAGCACATACGGGCTTACTTTCTCTATCGTGTCCAACAAAAATGTGACACTTTTTACCTCTGTGGTCATCGAAAGAAATGAAGCAGGGGGTGATGTGCCGACATACAATATCCAGTTCTCCAAAGACTTCAACCCCAACCTGATGGAGTACCAGTACTTTGTGAAAGACATCACAAAGGAAATCATCCCTCCCCTGCTGCTGGAGCTTAGCTACATGTACTACGAGCAACTGGATGAGAAAAGCAATGAAAGAAAAAAAGAGGTCAAAGTAGAGCTTTCAGATGCAAAGTCGCACTACCAATGCGAAGAGTGTTTGACTATTTACGACGAAAATTTGGGTGATACAGCGAGCGGAATAGGCCCGGGCGTAGCATTCCATCAACTACCTGAAACATACACATGCCCTACCTGCGGAGCGCCCAAAAATTCCTTCCATAAAACAAGCCTAAATGCGTAA
- the nhaD gene encoding sodium:proton antiporter NhaD gives MHILLILVFVVGYLCIVFEHRLGINKTAFALLTGILCWTIYFLGSSDISEPWLLLHDHLSDITSILLFLMGAMTIVELVDNHRGFQTITKRITTRNKIQLLWVISLLTFFMSAILDNLTTSIVMVSLLRKIIHTKEDIKFFGGVVVIAANAGGAWTPIGDITTTMLWIEGQITSWNIIRSLFIPSLLSMVVPLIFISTRMKGVFDKTSIQKPTDHVKDFDRRLIFGVGMAALIFVPIFKTLTGLPPFMGMLLGLAILWVTVEILQRKAPEEVTANFSVIRALQKIDVSSVFFFLGILLAIACLESTGQLEALSQTLSEKIGNNDLVIFVTGIASSIIDNVPLVAAAQGMYPLPPPDPSVAMEGIEYFPTDSRIWEFLAYAAGTGGSMLIIGSAAGVAVMGMLKIDFVWYFKRITPWALLGYLVGAGAYLLINY, from the coding sequence ATGCACATTCTCCTCATATTAGTCTTTGTCGTTGGTTATCTATGCATTGTATTTGAGCACAGGCTAGGCATCAATAAAACAGCTTTTGCGCTTCTAACAGGCATTCTCTGCTGGACCATTTACTTTCTTGGGAGCAGCGACATCTCAGAACCCTGGCTTCTCCTGCACGATCACTTGTCGGACATCACCAGCATTCTGCTGTTTCTGATGGGGGCCATGACCATCGTGGAGTTGGTCGACAACCACAGAGGCTTTCAAACCATCACTAAACGGATCACCACCAGAAATAAAATCCAGCTACTCTGGGTTATTAGTCTGCTTACCTTTTTCATGTCGGCCATTCTGGACAACCTCACTACCTCCATTGTAATGGTTTCCCTGCTTCGCAAGATCATTCACACCAAAGAAGATATTAAGTTCTTTGGGGGTGTGGTAGTGATAGCTGCCAATGCCGGCGGTGCCTGGACACCCATTGGCGACATAACCACCACTATGCTTTGGATCGAGGGTCAAATCACAAGCTGGAACATTATCAGGAGCCTTTTTATTCCAAGCCTCCTGTCAATGGTTGTTCCCTTAATCTTTATCTCTACTCGAATGAAAGGCGTATTTGACAAAACTTCGATTCAAAAACCGACAGACCATGTCAAAGATTTTGATCGCAGACTTATTTTTGGTGTTGGTATGGCGGCACTTATTTTCGTGCCCATTTTTAAAACCCTCACCGGTCTCCCTCCTTTCATGGGTATGCTGCTTGGGCTGGCAATTTTATGGGTCACAGTGGAGATTTTGCAGAGAAAAGCTCCTGAAGAAGTAACGGCCAACTTCTCTGTGATCAGGGCCCTACAAAAGATTGACGTATCAAGTGTTTTCTTCTTTCTGGGCATTCTGCTGGCAATAGCATGCCTGGAAAGCACTGGTCAGCTGGAAGCACTCAGCCAAACTCTATCTGAAAAGATAGGAAACAACGACCTTGTTATTTTCGTAACGGGCATCGCCTCCTCTATTATCGACAACGTGCCGCTGGTTGCTGCAGCGCAGGGTATGTACCCTTTGCCTCCTCCCGATCCTTCTGTGGCTATGGAGGGCATAGAGTATTTCCCCACTGACAGCAGAATTTGGGAGTTTCTGGCTTATGCAGCCGGCACTGGTGGAAGTATGCTGATCATTGGATCAGCTGCGGGCGTAGCTGTGATGGGCATGCTAAAGATTGATTTCGTTTGGTATTTCAAGCGCATCACTCCCTGGGCCTTGTTGGGCTACCTTGTAGGAGCAGGGGCTTATTTACTGATTAATTATTAG